From Ciona intestinalis unplaced genomic scaffold, KH HT001141.1, whole genome shotgun sequence, one genomic window encodes:
- the LOC100181186 gene encoding uncharacterized protein LOC100181186 isoform X2 produces MLPYQSPIKSFQVTASGNEVDSPSKINKIPISLHGLFGETNSLDDSISLPFVVQSPPCGSSIKKSPSSPSKSSSSIVTGHHQPVLLSELTDVSLLEEQIKGIYHKNTICSFVSPYDNRRCTNSANVKRGLGKSYCSKHLYLTSPSSEFRDLQTKKTDKFSNKVTTQSSCVTKLSYQTLDDNESPSITLNSLNDIPYFNSSISRAGIDLSDSGYQTQHVDPRNEGKIVKIKNQQAAMNQTSSTAGLCSYQNNFSNPTISVTPKVLSRPKHPAMAMDGDVLQAVVDLLNQNHDKLTSKQQIELLNSLGVTVATIQSPLHNSSDATCRTTYCNQNTKPSNLSNQSSAVCHKPTKMLPVNHVPSSTTRQNTASVLKTLNSKENDTQSSLVKAETGVKRPTSEIVENVQSKKRKKNETSSTNFLRGLSSVELDKQVSKALASIRHSVSTKKKSESKLKKESVSQTKSVKLAKVKPTPMQAVLPSVSIPMNPMFTSDKFKVRCPQLQEYVDLQNEKHLRQKSLFPDLFHEERNISFCTCKKSYKRDIQKLKQKTQKSLIKHKQLCKCKCGSAKMSKVIRKLKSSLKSGNFEASADFWMLSTLNLYNESATNTDEINEKHSKHIRFYCEKLDTATKHWQKLLKEEKKSIQLLTQSMQSDVNETASVLRKLGTKPVSCSRRRGICSKKPDTCALSDRNGDTCPNTALPLSPYCHNHIWHSEHQLLYKLDQGMKVVADINPDPVVIRPRKKTKLPPLSKRKKRRNKRGKAKNGAFNNKVKEEMELVNIDDNNTGDGYHAEKLKMNLANVKYNVSSKSTAHCSKYNHHQDTVDKIDVDGLTNEDSTSGMFDSLLDESQLLDDEMFKGFGHSSEVLDNALMLASAVHSDNAGKLNIDRLPFDDLNESNVFFSSNHEVDDILSTRGDLDNIYMQNNLDSPSVQTQEEPELLNSMFLTPTTSEIYSESKWSTPQFTSTADVDLGDVSSSLDSSFADDLHELEGVIRSLQDETDNHIPTTRSNRMHTMNADEYTSILAKEISQEIENQSFDYNTSQSTTSNMENCTESSKSLPFETICCAGDTRCSSHNVTSSKPTSIMTSQLIALDNTKFKLSAQPMKVLPHTQQLNTKAKQKNTKQTIKRSKLKTTRKQNMVKQETSTSCTKQSSSVNSSVAVLTHVQSAVKSKIDKQRAIGKKIRYNQAVHSNIIPVAQPVVALTPTVRVQPHIMPSNVVCTTGKLSNNNQSMVLIPVNAYVRPGNNMSQSMGLAFAVPAHNLTSNVGTVIPIRNSTVMTGACPQQLIILNGSQAGIATCANMAPSKQTINTTVYPPNVTNTIITQQSSVKKPTTTTTQSKSILLKNNQTRNMNVSSPVTTSNRNYQINNNQLQSITLTSPTNNTLVFSSNDLTMTNATSTNQVTSTSVSTCSSTIMINTSNQSRIQTLVDEHDKLKQIVEQLNRPNLTPTITSTVKNTNRARNSSLVIPPVLSGSSGTLMFSPSSKHKGLPILKEDTIPTTSSPTISGNHSAPTGSKSGTVHWNQSSAGPDVPPPIPQNSVYSGVGGQTSNMLFCRRISPSLNNTQHVVVGRLGSLGRLGLPRLTVSDIHDRNIHIPSHRSLSENARNSNQSEKPTAYIQLTKDPSLATLEKSVELNTTDSAVTMQDTTTVATTLPENSVTDHKPLIRHNTRKCEHTVTLVDPNLISPPKQPVMVASNSSITNL; encoded by the exons ATGCTGCCTTATCAGTCTCCCATTAAATCTTTTCAAG TAACAGCTTCTGGAAATGAAGTTGATTCCCCTTCAAAGATCAACAAGATCCCCATATCTTTACACGGTTTGTTTGGTGAGACAAACAGTTTAGATGATTCTATCAGCCTTCCATTTGTTGTTCAATCACCACCTTGTGGAAGTTCGATTAAAAAATCTCCTTCAAGTCCAAGCAAATCCTCG AGCTCAATTGTGACTGGCCACCATCAACCTGTGCTGCTGTCAGAGTTAACTGATGTTTCATTACTTGAAGAACAAATAAAAGGAATTTATCACAAAAACACCATCTGTTCCTTTGTCTCTCCTTATGATAACCGCCGCTGTACAAACTCAGCTAATGTAAAACGTGGCTTGGGTAAAAG TTACTGCAGCAAACATTTGTATCTTACAAGTCCATCATCAGAATTTCGAGatttacaaacaaagaaaacagaTAAATTTTC CAACAAAGTGACAACTCAATCTTCATGTGTTACCAAGCTAAGCTACCAAACATTAGATG ACAATGAATCCCCTTCTATTACTTTGAACAGCTTGAATGACATTCCCTATTTTAACAG TTCAATCAGCAGAGCTGGTATTGATTTATCAGATAGTGGTTACCAAACACAACATGTTGACCCTAGAAATGAGGggaaaattgttaaaataaaaaatcagcAAGCTGCAATGAATCAAACTTCTTCAACTGCCGGACTTTGTTCTTATCAGAATAATTTTTCAAATCCCACGATATCA GTGACACCAAAAGTCTTGTCAAGACCGAAGCATCCAGCAATGGCAATGGATGGTGATGTGTTGCAGGCTGTGGTTGATCTGCTCAATCAAAATCATGACAAACTGACATCAAAACAACAGATTGAGTTACTTAACTCTCTTGGCGTGACAGTAGCAACAATACAAAGCCCACTTCATAATTCATCTGATGCAACATGCAGAACAACTTATTGCAACCAAAACACAAAACCATCCAATTTATCAAACCAAAGTTCAGCTGTTTGTCACAAACCCACAAAGATGTTACCAGTTAACCACGTTCCATCTTCTACAACTCGTCAAAACACAGccagtgttttaaaaacattaaattcaaAAGAGAATGACACCCAAAGTTCTTTAGTTAAGGCTGAGACTGGTGTGAAACGTCCTACAAGTGAAATAGTGGAAAATGTACAAAGCAAAAAACGAAAGAAGAATGAAACATCGTCAACCAACTTCTTACGAGGCCTTTCTTCAGTAGAACTTGATAAGCAAGTGTCAAAGGCACTTGCCTCAATTCGTCACTCGGTgtctacaaaaaaaaagagtGAGAGTAAGTTAAAGAAGGAAAGTGTGTCGCAAACCAAGTCGGTAAAACTGGCCAAAGTAAAACCCACACCCATGCAAGCAGTATTGCCTTCGGTGTCCATTCCTATGAACCCTATGTTCACTTCTGACAAGTTTAAAGTTAGATGTCCTCAGTTACAGGAGTACGTTGATTTgcaaaatgaaaaacatttgaGACAAAAATCTCTTTTTCCGGACTTGTTCCATGAGGAGAGAAATATCAGCTTCTGCACTTGCAAGAAAAGTTATAAACGAGACATCCAAAAATTAAAGCAGAAAACGCAGAAAAGTCTGATAAAACACAAGCAATTGTGTAAATGCAAATGTGGTTCTGCAAAAATGTCAAAGGTAATTAGGAAATTAAAAAGCTCGTTAAAAAGTGGCAATTTTGAAGCCAGTGCTGACTTTTGGATGCTGTCAACTCTCAACTTGTATAATGAATCTGCCACTAACACtgatgaaataaatgaaaaacattcTAAACACATTAGGTTTTATTGTGAAAAACTGGACACTGCAACAAAACATTGGCAGAAACTCTtaaaagaagagaaaaaatCGATTCAACTTTTGACTCAGTCAATGCAATCCGATGTAAACGAAACCGCCAGCGTTTTGAGAAAGCTTGGAACAAAACCAGTTTCTTGTTCTCGAAGAAGGGGGATTTGTTCCAAGAAACCTGACACATGCGCTCTAAGTGATAGAAATGGTGACACTTGCCCCAATACTGCCTTGCCACTCTCTCCGTATTGCCACAATCATATTTGGCACTCCGAACATCAACTGTTATATAAGTTAGATCAAGGAATGAAAGTGGTTGCGGATATCAATCCAGACCCGGTTGTTATTCGACCCAGAAAGAAAACTAAGCTTCCTCCTTTAAGTAAAAGGAAAAAGCGAAGAAACAAACGCGGCAAAGCCAAAAACGGAGCTTTTAATAATAAGGTAAAAGAAGAAATGGAATTGGTTAACATTGATGATAACAACACTGGTGACGGGTATCATGCAGAGAAACTTAAAATGAATCTTGCCAATGTAAAGTATAATGTTAGTTCGAAGTCAACTGCACACTGTTCAAAATATAACCACCATCAAGATACTGTTGATAAAATCGATGTTGACGGGTTAACCAACGAAGACAGTACATCAGGTATGTTTGACAGTCTCCTAGATGAGTCACAGCTACTGGATGATGAAATGTTCAAGGGATTTGGACACAGCAGTGAGGTGCTTGACAACGCGCTCATGCTTGCAAGTGCGGTGCATTCGGATAATGCAGGGAAACTAAACATTGACAGATTGCCATTCGATGATTTAAATGAAAGCAACGTATTTTTCTCATCAAACCATGAAGTTGATGATATATTATCAACACGTGGTGACTTGGATAACATCTACATGCAGAATAATCTTGATTCACCTTCAGTTCAAACACAAGAGGAACCAGAATTATTAAATTCTATGTTTCTAACCCCAACCACCAGTGAAATTTACTCAGAAAGTAAATGGTCAACACCTCAGTTTACCAGCACTGCAG atgttGATCTGGGTGATGTTTCCTCTTCACTTGATTCCTCCTTTGCTGATGATCTTCATGAGTTAGAAGGAGTCATCCGGAGTTTACAAGATGAAACAGACAACCATATCCCCACCACACGTAGTAATCGTATGCACACCATGAATGCTGATGAATATACAAGTATACTTGCTAAGGAAATCTCACAG GAAATTGAGAACCAATCATTTGATTACAATACATCTCAATCAACCACATCTAACATGGAAAATTGTACAGAATCCTCAAAATCTTTACCCTTTGAAACGATATGTTGCGCTGGAGACACCCGATGTTCATCACATAATGTTACCTCATCCAAACCAACttcaattatgacatcacaattaatAGCATTAGAcaatacaaagtttaaattatctgCTCAGCCAATGAAAGTGCTACCACACACACAACAATTAAATACAAAggcaaaacagaaaaacactAAACAGACAATAAAAcgatcaaaattaaaaacaacaagaaaacaaaacatggtAAAGCAAGAAACAAGCACTTCATGTACAAAGCAATCAAGTTCTGTTAATTCTTCTGTTGCGGTATTAACACATGTGCAAAGTGCAGTAAAATCGAAGATAGATAAACAACGTGCAATTGGAAAGAAGATCCGTTATAACCAAGCAGTTCACAG TAACATCATTCCTGTGGCACAACCGGTGGTTGCATTGACACCTACTGTTCGAGTACAGCCTCATATTATGCCGAGTAATGTTGTATGTACCACGGGGAAACTgtcaaat AACAATCAAAGCATGGTACTTATACCAGTCAATGCATATGTACGTCCTGGTAACAATATGAGCCAGAGCATGGGTCTTGCATTCGCGGTACCTGCACACAACTTGACAAGTAACGTTGGTACAGTTATTCCAATACGGAACTCAACTGTAATGACCGGTGCTTGTCCACAGCAGTTGATCATACTCAACGGTTCACAAGCAGGAA TTGCCACGTGTGCAAATATGGCGCCATCTAAACAAACCATCAACACCACTGTATATCCACCTAATGTCACAAACACCATTATCACTCAACAAT cAAGTGTTAAAAAACCCACTACCACGACCACTCAGTCAAAATCTATCTTACTCAAGAACAACCAGACAAGGAATATGAATGTAAGTTCACCAGTAACAACCAGCAACAGGAATTACCAGATAAATAACAATCAACTACAAAGCATCACGTTAACCAGTCCTACAAACAATACCTTGGTGTTTAGTAGCAATGATTTGACGATGACCAACGCCACATCAACCAACCAAGTCACTTCCACATCAGTATCTACCTGTTCATCCACCATCATGATCAACACATCCAACCAATCAAGGATACAAACATTAGTTGATGAACATGACAAGTTGAAGCAGATAGTGGAACAACTCAACCGTCCTAATCTTACACCAACAATAACAAGTACAGTTAAAAATACCAACAGAGCTCGAAATTCATCATTAGTTATTCCTCCAGTACTTTCTGGATCATCGGGTACACTTATGTTCTCACCAAGTAGCAAGCATAAAGGACTGCCCATTCTAAAGGAAGATACAATCCCAACAACATCATCGCCCACTATAAGTGGTAATCACTCTGCGCCAACAGGGTCAAAAAGTGGAACAGTTCACTGGAACCAGAGTTCTGCTGGACCAGATGTCCCACCACCAATTCCACAAAACTCTGTGTATAGCGGAGTAGGTGGTCAAACGTCAAACATGCTATTTTGCAGACGAATAAGTCCcagtttaaataatacacaGCATGTTGTGGTAGGCAGGCTTGGTTCATTGGGTAGACTAGGCCTACCTCGCCTTACGGTATCAGACATTCACGATAGAAACATCCATATACCCTCACACAGGAGTCTTTCAGAGAACGCACGTAATTCAAACCAATCTGAGAAACCGACTGCCTACATACAGTTAACTAAAGATCCATCACTTGCAACTTTGGAAAAATCTGTAGAATTGAACACCACAGACTCTGCTGTTACGATGCAAGATACAACAACTGTAGCAACTACACTCCCAGAAAACTCTGTTACTGACCATAAACCACTGATAAGACATAACACAAGAAAATGTGAGCACACCGTCACACTTGTGGATCCAAATTTGATTTCTCCACCTAAGCAACCTGTTATGGTTGCATCTAATTCAAGCATCACAAATTTATAG